One genomic segment of Natrialbaceae archaeon AArc-T1-2 includes these proteins:
- a CDS encoding KEOPS complex subunit Pcc1 → MFSHDATLEFAYEEETRARVVYDAVAREIGEIDDERSRARIDRDGPVLTLAVDARDRTALRAALNTWCTLIDVAERSTALGGRFETG, encoded by the coding sequence GTGTTCTCTCACGACGCGACACTCGAGTTCGCCTACGAAGAGGAGACTCGAGCACGCGTCGTCTACGACGCTGTCGCCCGCGAGATCGGCGAGATCGACGACGAACGGTCACGGGCGAGGATCGACAGGGACGGACCGGTCCTCACGCTCGCGGTCGACGCGCGAGACCGGACCGCGCTCCGGGCTGCGTTGAACACCTGGTGTACGCTGATCGACGTTGCAGAACGGTCGACGGCGCTCGGTGGTCGGTTCGAAACCGGGTGA
- a CDS encoding 50S ribosomal protein L37ae: MAEQGKRKVGSAGRFGARYGRVARRRVAEIEDDMRNSQVDGDDVTRLGTGIWKNEETGEVFTGGAYRPETPAGKAVTRSIRAALGDDE, from the coding sequence ATGGCCGAACAAGGGAAACGAAAGGTCGGTAGTGCGGGTCGATTTGGCGCACGCTACGGTCGCGTCGCGCGTCGCCGCGTCGCCGAGATCGAAGACGACATGCGAAACTCGCAAGTCGACGGCGACGACGTCACCCGTCTCGGCACTGGCATCTGGAAGAACGAGGAAACTGGCGAGGTCTTCACCGGCGGCGCCTACCGCCCCGAGACTCCCGCCGGAAAGGCCGTCACGCGATCGATTCGTGCTGCACTCGGCGACGACGAGTAA
- a CDS encoding tetratricopeptide repeat protein encodes MTDREDDRDHAFSEGGGFDDPYEEFDLDPPELDVDPSKIDPVDSRVVADALDERQLASDEVDAEALLDVGLNYMQINRFEQATEAFERAARFAEDDSLEQEAWVNKGVAHAELEEYDEAIGAYREAIATDEESEHAATAETNLAYALWEFGETTQALEHAERAVEIDERFGQAWYNRAFFLQERGLSEDALQCIDNAIRLGMRNAQVLDEKARILEDLGEYDEAEEISEQAEELRERAEEELMEQRTERADEWNERAFE; translated from the coding sequence ATGACCGACCGAGAGGACGATCGCGATCACGCGTTCTCTGAGGGGGGTGGGTTCGACGACCCCTACGAGGAGTTTGACCTGGATCCGCCGGAGCTAGACGTCGATCCCTCGAAGATCGATCCCGTCGACTCCCGAGTCGTCGCCGACGCACTCGACGAGCGCCAGCTCGCAAGCGACGAGGTCGACGCCGAGGCGTTGCTCGACGTGGGGCTTAACTACATGCAGATCAACCGCTTCGAGCAGGCGACCGAGGCCTTCGAGCGAGCCGCTCGCTTCGCCGAGGACGACTCCCTCGAGCAGGAGGCCTGGGTGAACAAAGGCGTCGCTCACGCCGAACTCGAGGAGTACGACGAAGCGATCGGCGCATACCGGGAGGCGATCGCGACCGACGAGGAGAGCGAACACGCCGCTACGGCCGAGACCAACCTCGCGTACGCGCTGTGGGAGTTCGGCGAGACCACGCAAGCGCTCGAGCACGCAGAGCGAGCCGTCGAGATCGACGAACGGTTCGGGCAGGCCTGGTACAACCGGGCCTTTTTCCTGCAGGAACGGGGACTCTCGGAGGACGCCCTCCAGTGTATCGACAACGCGATCCGCCTCGGGATGCGAAACGCACAGGTCCTCGACGAGAAAGCTCGCATTCTCGAAGACCTCGGCGAATACGACGAGGCCGAAGAGATCTCCGAGCAGGCAGAAGAGCTTCGCGAGCGAGCCGAAGAGGAGCTGATGGAACAGCGAACCGAGCGGGCCGACGAGTGGAACGAACGCGCGTTCGAATGA
- a CDS encoding DNA-directed RNA polymerase subunit P: protein MSYKCSRCKRDVELDEYGGVRCPYCGHRVLLKERSRDVKEVDAE from the coding sequence ATGAGCTACAAGTGCTCTCGCTGCAAGCGTGACGTCGAACTGGACGAGTACGGCGGCGTCCGCTGTCCGTACTGCGGACACCGCGTCCTCCTGAAAGAACGCAGCCGGGACGTGAAAGAAGTCGACGCCGAGTAA
- a CDS encoding preprotein translocase subunit Sec61beta — MDRGQNTGGLMSSAGLVRYFDSEDSNAIQINPKTVIAFGVMLGVLVQLLTFVA, encoded by the coding sequence ATGGACAGAGGACAGAACACTGGCGGACTGATGTCCAGTGCCGGACTCGTCCGGTACTTCGACTCCGAGGACTCGAACGCGATCCAGATCAATCCGAAGACGGTCATCGCCTTCGGTGTCATGCTGGGCGTGCTCGTCCAGTTGTTGACGTTCGTCGCATAA
- a CDS encoding prefoldin subunit beta, which translates to MQGNLPPEAQEKIEQLQDLQETAQTVAAQKQEAESTLTDAENALEELDSIDEETTMYRQVGELLVETEYDDAEDDLEEKVDNLEIRLETLEKQEERVQQQFEQLQEELEDLLGGMGGGMGGPGAGGA; encoded by the coding sequence ATGCAAGGTAATCTGCCGCCGGAAGCGCAGGAAAAAATCGAACAGCTGCAGGACCTCCAGGAGACGGCTCAGACCGTCGCCGCCCAGAAACAGGAAGCGGAGTCGACGCTCACCGACGCCGAGAACGCCCTCGAGGAACTCGACTCGATCGACGAAGAGACCACGATGTACCGACAGGTCGGCGAACTGCTCGTCGAAACCGAGTACGACGACGCCGAAGACGACCTCGAGGAGAAAGTCGACAACCTCGAGATCCGTCTCGAGACGCTCGAAAAGCAGGAAGAACGCGTCCAGCAGCAGTTCGAACAGCTCCAGGAAGAGCTCGAGGACCTACTCGGTGGCATGGGTGGCGGGATGGGTGGACCCGGTGCCGGCGGCGCGTAA
- the npdG gene encoding NADPH-dependent F420 reductase, whose amino-acid sequence MRIALLGGTGDIGQGLALRWAYDTDHEILIGSRDPEKARTAAEEYETELDSRGRDRTINGFANEMAADRADVVVLAVPPYHVGDTVDAVAEKLDDETILVSPAVGMKSDGDGMHYHPPGVGSVTELVADRAPDGVAVVGAFHNLAADRLANLELEFDLDVPIVGDDEDAKETVRLLATGIEGLRVVDAGPLANAAEVESLTPLLINVGRYTDDLHDVGIRFI is encoded by the coding sequence ATGCGAATCGCACTACTGGGCGGTACTGGAGACATCGGACAGGGGCTTGCCCTGCGGTGGGCGTACGACACTGATCACGAGATTCTGATCGGCTCCCGTGATCCCGAGAAAGCCCGGACAGCAGCCGAGGAGTACGAGACCGAACTCGACAGCCGCGGTCGCGATCGAACGATCAACGGGTTTGCAAACGAGATGGCGGCCGACCGGGCGGACGTCGTCGTCCTCGCCGTTCCGCCGTATCACGTCGGCGACACCGTCGACGCCGTCGCCGAAAAGCTCGACGACGAGACGATCCTCGTCAGTCCGGCCGTCGGCATGAAAAGCGACGGCGACGGGATGCACTACCACCCGCCGGGCGTCGGCAGCGTGACGGAGCTGGTCGCAGACCGCGCTCCCGACGGCGTCGCAGTCGTCGGCGCGTTTCACAACCTCGCCGCCGATCGGCTGGCGAACCTTGAACTCGAGTTCGACCTCGACGTTCCCATCGTCGGCGACGACGAAGACGCAAAAGAGACCGTCCGACTGCTCGCGACGGGGATCGAAGGGTTGCGGGTCGTCGACGCCGGGCCGCTCGCAAACGCCGCCGAGGTGGAGAGTCTGACACCGCTTTTGATCAACGTCGGCCGGTACACCGACGACCTTCACGACGTCGGCATCCGGTTCATATAA
- a CDS encoding GNAT family N-acetyltransferase, with protein sequence MSLEIRRATHDDYEAVVELTSDVWADRGGDYIPRIYHDWLEDDDEPHRKTLLAEVDGEVAGLVQAVMLSSDEAWFQGMRVAPEHRRVGVSERLNDACFAWARERDATVGRIIVFSWNVAALGAARAGGYEPVTEFRWAYPGPDPDATGPLEVVSDPSVAWRYWTDSDARTRLRGLALDPDESWALRELTRRDLERLAAETAVFAVVGDRGVSGMTYRVRTVEREVDGETETWAEYGVGAWDDLESARTLCAVVSRDAGELAVDGARMLLPETAASVTDAAYVCETVSEEADFVLEVDLTGYTAGRTS encoded by the coding sequence ATGAGCCTCGAGATCCGACGCGCGACACACGACGACTACGAGGCGGTCGTGGAGCTGACGAGCGACGTCTGGGCCGACCGCGGCGGAGACTACATTCCGCGGATCTACCACGACTGGCTCGAGGACGACGACGAACCCCACCGGAAGACGCTTCTCGCCGAGGTCGACGGCGAGGTCGCAGGTCTCGTCCAGGCGGTGATGCTCTCGTCCGACGAGGCGTGGTTCCAGGGGATGCGGGTCGCTCCCGAGCACCGTCGCGTGGGCGTAAGCGAACGGCTCAACGACGCCTGTTTCGCGTGGGCTCGCGAACGAGACGCGACCGTCGGTCGGATCATCGTCTTCTCGTGGAACGTCGCCGCTCTCGGGGCTGCCCGCGCCGGCGGCTACGAGCCGGTTACCGAGTTCCGGTGGGCCTACCCCGGTCCAGATCCCGACGCGACGGGACCGCTCGAGGTCGTCTCCGATCCGTCCGTCGCGTGGCGCTACTGGACCGACAGCGACGCCCGCACCCGGCTCCGTGGACTCGCGCTCGATCCTGACGAATCGTGGGCGTTGCGAGAGCTCACCCGTCGCGACCTCGAGCGACTGGCAGCGGAGACGGCCGTCTTCGCCGTCGTCGGCGATCGAGGCGTCTCGGGGATGACCTACCGGGTCCGGACGGTCGAACGCGAGGTCGACGGCGAGACCGAGACCTGGGCCGAGTACGGCGTCGGCGCGTGGGACGACCTCGAGTCCGCCCGAACGCTGTGTGCTGTCGTTTCCCGAGACGCCGGGGAACTCGCGGTCGACGGGGCGCGGATGCTACTCCCCGAAACCGCCGCCTCCGTCACCGACGCGGCGTACGTCTGTGAGACCGTCTCCGAGGAGGCAGATTTCGTCCTCGAGGTCGACCTCACCGGTTATACTGCCGGACGTACGTCGTGA
- the gatD gene encoding Glu-tRNA(Gln) amidotransferase subunit GatD yields the protein MNPGDRVRVERTDRSYEGVLLPSSDDDHLVVKLEGGYNVGVDREGSDVEVLEENVYDVTDTQNGDGDSEIEFDEELPTISLISTGGTIASTVDYRTGAVTAQFDAEDVLRAVPDLAGRANYRGRVVANILSENMTPEVWQELARAVYEEIEAGADGVVVMHGTDTMQFSAAALSFTLETPVPIVFTGSQRSADRPSSDNVMNAVCAVEAAKSDCAEVLVCMHATESDDRCALHRGTRVRKNHTSRRDAFETVGAEPLGEVDYDSLDASFHREYRERGETDLEIAPDLETDVELLTFTPGMDPAFLDVVESKAGLVLEGTGLGHVNTDLIPRIEELIDDGTTVVMTSQCLEGRVCDRVYDTGRDLLEAGVIEAGDTLPGTAKVKLMWALENADDLEEAMNTSLAGELTRRSVPWE from the coding sequence ATGAATCCAGGTGACCGCGTCCGCGTCGAACGCACGGACCGGAGCTACGAGGGCGTGTTGCTCCCCTCGAGTGACGACGACCACCTCGTCGTCAAACTCGAGGGCGGCTACAACGTCGGCGTCGACCGCGAGGGAAGCGACGTCGAGGTACTCGAAGAGAACGTCTACGACGTGACAGACACACAGAACGGCGACGGCGACTCGGAGATCGAGTTCGACGAGGAGCTGCCGACGATCTCGTTGATCTCGACGGGCGGTACGATCGCCTCGACGGTCGACTACCGGACCGGCGCGGTGACCGCCCAGTTCGACGCCGAGGACGTCCTGCGTGCGGTGCCCGATCTGGCCGGCCGGGCGAACTATCGCGGGCGCGTCGTCGCGAACATCCTCTCCGAGAACATGACTCCCGAGGTCTGGCAGGAGCTCGCCCGCGCGGTTTACGAGGAGATCGAGGCTGGCGCCGACGGCGTCGTCGTCATGCACGGCACCGACACGATGCAGTTCTCCGCGGCGGCGCTTTCGTTTACCCTCGAGACGCCGGTGCCGATCGTCTTCACCGGCAGTCAGCGATCGGCGGACCGGCCGTCCTCGGACAACGTGATGAACGCCGTCTGTGCCGTCGAGGCCGCCAAAAGCGACTGTGCGGAGGTGCTCGTCTGCATGCACGCCACCGAGTCCGACGACCGGTGTGCGCTCCATCGCGGCACCCGCGTCCGGAAGAACCACACCTCCCGCCGGGACGCCTTCGAAACCGTCGGCGCGGAACCGCTCGGCGAGGTCGACTACGACTCCCTCGACGCGTCGTTCCATCGCGAGTACCGGGAACGGGGCGAGACGGACCTCGAGATCGCTCCCGACCTCGAGACCGACGTCGAACTGCTGACGTTCACGCCGGGAATGGATCCCGCCTTCCTCGACGTCGTGGAGAGTAAGGCGGGACTCGTTCTCGAGGGTACCGGGCTCGGCCACGTCAACACCGACCTCATCCCCCGAATCGAGGAACTGATCGACGACGGGACGACGGTCGTGATGACCAGCCAGTGTCTCGAAGGCCGGGTCTGTGACCGGGTCTACGACACCGGCCGGGACTTACTCGAGGCGGGCGTGATCGAGGCCGGCGACACCCTCCCCGGGACCGCGAAGGTCAAGCTGATGTGGGCGCTCGAAAACGCCGACGACCTCGAGGAGGCGATGAACACCTCCCTCGCCGGGGAGCTGACCCGCCGGTCGGTCCCCTGGGAGTAG
- a CDS encoding thioredoxin family protein: MTVTLKDFYADWCGPCKTQDPILEELEEDWEGRFEVEKINVDEQQEIANEYQVRSLPTLIVENEDGVVERFVGVTQRGDLEDALESAGA, from the coding sequence ATGACTGTCACGCTCAAGGACTTCTACGCAGACTGGTGTGGCCCCTGCAAGACCCAGGATCCGATCCTCGAGGAACTCGAGGAAGACTGGGAAGGAAGATTCGAAGTCGAGAAGATCAACGTCGACGAACAACAGGAGATCGCAAACGAGTACCAGGTACGATCGTTGCCGACCCTGATCGTCGAGAACGAAGACGGCGTCGTCGAGCGCTTCGTCGGCGTCACCCAGCGCGGTGACCTCGAGGACGCCCTCGAGTCCGCCGGCGCGTAA
- a CDS encoding ArsR/SmtB family transcription factor has product MDSAALLDLLGNENRRRILQLLARKPCYVTEISEYLGVSPKAVIEHLQKLEDAGLIESRTDDQRRKYFHIARHVRLEVNVSPYGFASKSAYPENNSFDITTCRHISLELEYDEENDLEELLGTLERLEQLENELSLAQRWVQGRLCDVLDQISETVGTEPESRIYADVLSSVREEPKAVNALARDVDAPREVVAELLETMADEGIVRRTERGWELTVD; this is encoded by the coding sequence ATGGACTCTGCCGCGTTGCTGGATCTGCTCGGGAACGAGAACCGGAGACGAATCCTCCAGTTACTGGCACGCAAGCCCTGTTACGTCACCGAGATCTCCGAGTACCTCGGCGTGAGTCCAAAGGCCGTCATCGAACACCTCCAGAAACTCGAGGACGCGGGTCTCATCGAGAGTCGCACCGACGATCAGCGACGCAAGTACTTTCACATCGCCAGACACGTCCGTCTCGAGGTCAACGTCTCGCCGTACGGCTTCGCGAGCAAGAGCGCCTACCCGGAGAACAACAGCTTCGACATCACGACCTGTCGACACATCTCTCTCGAGCTAGAGTACGACGAGGAAAACGACCTCGAGGAGCTTCTCGGCACGCTCGAACGTCTCGAACAGCTCGAAAACGAGCTGTCGCTGGCCCAGCGATGGGTGCAGGGACGGCTGTGTGACGTCCTCGACCAGATCTCGGAGACGGTGGGGACGGAACCGGAGAGTCGGATCTACGCCGACGTGCTCTCGAGCGTTCGCGAGGAGCCGAAAGCTGTCAACGCGCTCGCCCGCGACGTCGACGCGCCACGCGAGGTCGTCGCCGAGTTGCTCGAGACGATGGCCGACGAGGGAATCGTCCGCCGGACCGAACGGGGCTGGGAGCTTACGGTCGACTGA
- a CDS encoding DUF2103 domain-containing protein — MECRHCASPLEKPGDFCLVCREGNADTIVLEADRDRATITILDGEDVVGETTITTTPEDDEETVVVELRNFAGLVADEIRRKRPEEIYATGDRDVVRAVRTDLHHSFYRVDGTDPVETVLERRGDRALDVVETPPVEKIGGSHSTLIGGRTGMRAIQTVAGHPHVKKVIPGPIDAGGKGSQSGLRAKVTRADDGGNVRMILRNGSSVQENRIVTTARDRQTGERVREDLNDVLAEADLR; from the coding sequence ATGGAGTGTCGGCACTGCGCCTCGCCGCTCGAGAAGCCGGGAGACTTCTGTCTGGTCTGTCGGGAGGGAAACGCCGACACGATCGTTCTCGAGGCCGACCGAGACCGGGCGACGATCACGATACTCGACGGCGAGGACGTCGTCGGCGAGACGACGATCACGACGACGCCCGAGGACGACGAGGAGACGGTCGTCGTCGAGTTGCGAAACTTCGCGGGGCTAGTCGCCGACGAGATTCGACGGAAGCGACCGGAGGAAATCTACGCCACGGGCGACCGGGATGTCGTCCGAGCCGTCAGGACCGACCTGCATCACTCGTTTTACCGCGTCGACGGCACGGATCCGGTCGAGACGGTCCTCGAGCGACGCGGCGATCGGGCACTCGACGTCGTCGAAACGCCGCCGGTCGAGAAGATCGGCGGCAGCCACTCGACGCTGATCGGCGGTCGAACGGGAATGCGCGCGATCCAGACCGTCGCGGGCCACCCACACGTCAAGAAGGTGATTCCGGGACCGATCGACGCCGGCGGGAAAGGGTCTCAGTCCGGGTTGCGAGCGAAGGTGACCCGCGCCGACGACGGCGGCAACGTCCGGATGATCCTGCGAAACGGCTCGAGCGTCCAGGAGAACCGGATCGTTACGACGGCCCGCGACCGACAGACGGGCGAACGCGTCCGCGAGGACCTAAACGACGTGCTCGCCGAGGCGGACCTGCGGTAG
- a CDS encoding putative sulfate/molybdate transporter produces the protein MAISSVFGTEHELEFSSSELSGALGDSVTVLPLIVALAMTTSVSLPHVLVGFGVFQIVWGLYYGMPISVEPMKALVGLAIVGVLSYAELAAAGLLAGVVLLAAGRFGLIGRLQQVVGEPVVRGIQLAVALLLLEAAVGLSVGNVPVAAAGLALVVALAVVGYRQESVLVVLGVGGVAAVLVAGLPSPTLPALAVFPAGSPTASIAALEGTVAQLGMTVGNAAIATSLLCADLYDRRISADDLSESMGVTCLAAIPAGGVPMCHGSGGLAGKYAFGARTGGANVLLGVGYLALALVATGALLAAFPLALLGVLLVVVALELGRAALAPIETVPALAIVFVVGAVGLVGNVGLAFVLGTVAYWLVSTRFGADGR, from the coding sequence ATGGCCATTTCGTCGGTGTTCGGGACAGAACACGAACTCGAGTTCTCGTCGTCGGAACTCTCGGGGGCGTTAGGAGATTCGGTTACGGTTCTTCCCTTGATCGTTGCGCTGGCGATGACAACGAGTGTCTCGTTACCCCACGTGCTCGTCGGGTTCGGCGTCTTCCAGATCGTCTGGGGACTGTACTACGGGATGCCGATCTCGGTCGAGCCGATGAAGGCACTCGTCGGGCTGGCGATCGTCGGCGTACTCTCGTATGCGGAACTTGCCGCCGCCGGCTTGCTCGCGGGGGTCGTCCTCCTCGCAGCCGGTCGCTTCGGGCTGATCGGTCGCCTCCAGCAGGTCGTCGGCGAGCCCGTCGTCCGCGGGATTCAACTCGCCGTTGCGCTGTTGTTGCTCGAGGCGGCGGTCGGGCTCTCGGTCGGGAACGTGCCGGTGGCCGCCGCCGGGCTCGCGCTGGTGGTCGCACTCGCCGTCGTCGGCTACCGGCAAGAGAGCGTCCTCGTCGTGTTAGGCGTCGGCGGCGTGGCCGCCGTCCTCGTCGCGGGGCTTCCGTCGCCGACGCTGCCTGCACTCGCGGTCTTTCCGGCTGGCTCGCCGACCGCGAGCATCGCCGCGCTCGAGGGAACCGTCGCCCAGCTGGGGATGACCGTCGGGAACGCGGCGATTGCGACCTCGTTGCTCTGTGCCGACCTCTACGATCGGCGAATCTCGGCGGACGACCTCTCCGAAAGTATGGGCGTCACCTGTCTGGCGGCAATCCCCGCCGGCGGCGTGCCGATGTGTCATGGCAGCGGCGGACTGGCCGGCAAGTACGCCTTCGGCGCTCGGACCGGCGGCGCGAACGTCCTGCTCGGGGTCGGCTATCTCGCGCTCGCGCTCGTCGCCACCGGCGCGTTGCTCGCGGCGTTTCCGCTTGCCTTACTCGGCGTCTTGCTCGTCGTCGTCGCCCTCGAGCTCGGCCGGGCCGCGCTGGCTCCGATCGAGACGGTGCCCGCACTCGCTATCGTCTTCGTCGTCGGTGCCGTCGGGCTAGTCGGCAACGTGGGGCTCGCGTTCGTCCTCGGAACGGTCGCGTACTGGCTCGTCTCGACTCGTTTCGGAGCGGATGGTCGATAG
- a CDS encoding DUF3194 domain-containing protein: protein MPTQPSDETVVETAAEAAEGLIFSRYKQSDVRDMDVTVTFEDGVLEVDVYLDAPDDDVDPERVADDAALAARAAVDDLLEG from the coding sequence ATGCCAACCCAGCCGTCTGACGAAACGGTCGTCGAAACCGCCGCGGAGGCTGCCGAGGGGTTGATCTTCTCGCGGTACAAGCAGTCCGACGTCCGCGATATGGACGTCACTGTCACCTTCGAGGACGGCGTCCTCGAGGTCGACGTCTATCTCGACGCCCCAGACGACGACGTCGATCCCGAACGGGTCGCCGACGACGCGGCGCTGGCCGCTCGAGCGGCGGTCGACGACTTACTCGAGGGCTAG
- a CDS encoding DUF5336 domain-containing protein has translation MSDRSDEVTTNRDARSTDDLLEETDRLLGDDGSSERGDRTVDDPTEFGSASETQSWRESSEPRESASASGSRLRSLGSRLSPSAYFSPTAFLVLVAVLGAGLLAGSVAIPIGGRTVGMAAVAFLVGLVGSKRRYLEMGVAGVAVGGVAAVLNHAVLAIAGSGEAVAAVGAGAGLLVCLLAYYFGRDLRDGLVRDVE, from the coding sequence ATGAGCGACCGGTCCGACGAGGTGACGACGAACCGGGATGCCCGCTCGACCGACGACCTGCTCGAGGAGACCGACCGACTGCTCGGCGACGACGGCTCGAGCGAGCGCGGGGACCGCACCGTCGACGACCCGACCGAGTTCGGATCGGCGTCTGAGACACAGTCGTGGCGGGAGTCGTCGGAGCCACGAGAGTCGGCGAGTGCGAGCGGGTCGCGACTCCGGTCGCTCGGCTCGCGACTCTCCCCGTCGGCGTACTTCTCCCCGACGGCCTTTCTCGTCCTCGTGGCCGTGCTCGGAGCCGGACTGCTCGCCGGCAGCGTGGCGATCCCGATCGGGGGACGAACCGTCGGCATGGCCGCCGTCGCCTTTCTCGTCGGGCTCGTCGGCTCGAAGCGTCGCTACCTCGAGATGGGGGTGGCGGGTGTCGCCGTCGGCGGCGTCGCCGCCGTGCTCAACCACGCCGTACTCGCGATCGCTGGCTCGGGAGAGGCGGTCGCCGCCGTCGGGGCCGGCGCTGGCCTCCTCGTCTGTCTGCTCGCGTACTACTTCGGGCGAGACCTCCGCGACGGGCTCGTCAGAGATGTCGAGTGA